One Gigantopelta aegis isolate Gae_Host chromosome 1, Gae_host_genome, whole genome shotgun sequence genomic region harbors:
- the LOC121369507 gene encoding uncharacterized protein LOC121369507 produces MALTYLVAVLSTFFLCYASVSSKVPGQYQPFDDDDDIIQDHELSNNVLRLLENPDLLHGILRARHQLYGDLSNLPAKRQFDSIAGDLFRKRRYVNSFEDSPKHRQKRFLESIASDLMKRSDDGKPEKRFLESIASDLMKRDDQQSPNKRFLESIAGDLIKRSHPQSVKSKRFLESIAGDLLKRSAQHSGPSKRFLESIAGDLFKRSQVYASRQRRFLESIADDILKRSGENKAEQKRFLESIAGDLFKRSQGKPKEEKRFLESIADELIKRSHSEGLHQKRFLESIAGDLIKRASASSQNPQKRFLESIATDLFKRSQDNILQEKRFLESIAGDLFKRSHFVHSQQKRYLEGIASDLFKRSDPQISQQKRFLESIAGDLLKRSEPQQKRFLESIAGDLLKRSDNELKEHKRFLESIAGDLFKKRQLDSIASYLFKKDNKGSDRSEGNRNAEEAQSKEIQIVELVNEAGHAASGQKNHHDNVGHVNPHGSLASDVSKQRGSNKAVLAQVGAQGVNKRYLDSISSSLIRK; encoded by the exons ATGGCTCTGACCTACCTGGTTGCGGTTTTGTCTACTTTCTTTCTGTG ttaTGCAAGCGTCAGTTCCAAAGTGCCAGGCCAATACCAGCCAttcgacgacgacgacgacattATCCAAGACCATGAACTCAGCAACAACGTATTACGACTCCTAGAGAACCCTGACCTTTTACACGGCATCCTCAGAGCAAGACATCAACTCTATGGGGATCTTTCAAACTTACCGGCAAAACGACAGTTCGATTCTATAGCTGGCGACCTCTTCCGAAAACGAAGATACGTAAATTCGTTTGAGGACTCTCCAAAACATCGACAAAAACGATTTCTAGAATCCATAGCCAGCGATTTGATGAAACGCAGTGATGATGGCAAGCCAGAGAAGCGGTTTCTGGAATCTATAGCCAGCGATTTGATGAAACGAGATGATCAACAGAGCCCAAACAAACGATTCTTGGAATCCATCGCCGGAGATCTGATTAAAAGGTCGCACCCTCAGTCGGTCAAGTCTAAACGTTTTCTGGAATCTATAGCTGGCGATTTACTGAAGAGATCGGCACAGCACTCGGGTCCTTCAAAGCGATTCTTAGAGTCCATAGCGGGAGATCTGTTTAAGCGATCTCAGGTATATGCGTCAAGGCAGAGGCGCTTCTTGGAATCCATAGCTGACGATATACTGAAGAGGTCTGGGGAAAATAAAGCAGAGCAGAAGCGATTTCTGGAATCGATTGCTGGTGACCTGTTCAAGAGATCGCAGGGTAAACCCAAAGAAGAAAAGAGATTTCTGGAGTCAATCGCTGATGAACTGATCAAAAGATCACATTCGGAGGGATTACACCAGAAGAGGTTCTTGGAATCCATTGCGGGTGATCTGATCAAGAGGGCGAGCGCTTCTTCGCAGAATCCTCAGAAACGGTTCTTGGAGTCCATAGCGACTGACCTCTTCAAGAGATCTCAGGACAACATTCTCCAAGAGAAGCGCTTCCTGGAGTCCATTGCCGGAGATCTGTTCAAAAGATCTCACTTCGTGCACAGCCAGCAGAAACGATATTTGGAAGGAATCGCCAGCGACTTGTTCAAACGGTCGGATCCTCAGATAAGCCAGCAGAAACGGTTTCTAGAATCTATCGCCGGTGATCTTCTGAAACGGTCAGAGCCACAACAGAAGCGCTTCTTAGAGTCCATTGCCGGAGACTTGCTGAAAAGATCGGATAACGAGCTGAAGGAGCACAAGCGGTTCTTGGAATCGATTGCAGGCGACCTCTTCAAGAAGCGACAACTGGATTCCATTGCAAGCTATCTCTTTAAGAAAGACAACAAAGGAAGCGATCGGTCTGAAGGCAACAGGAATGCAGAGGAAGCGCAATCGAAAGAAATCCAAATCGTTGAATTGGTTAATGAAGCAGGGCATGCTGCATCGGGACAGAAGAACCATCATGACAACGTAGGCCACGTCAACCCACACGGATCTCTTGCCAGTGATGTATCCAAACAGAGAGGATCAAATAAAGCTGTTCTTGCCCAGGTTGGTGCACAGGGGGTCAACAAACGATATCTGGACTCCATTTCGTCTAGTCTAATACGGAAATGA